In Malus sylvestris chromosome 16, drMalSylv7.2, whole genome shotgun sequence, the following are encoded in one genomic region:
- the LOC126607151 gene encoding uncharacterized protein LOC126607151 isoform X2, whose translation MEMLIKEEEGENERHSNMNPPNPSSSSSTATNRDASDGFETASDGELNDDEIPQQLHLQDEQQKSPSQNDDYVESKQKAFEEASDVKIEGNRLFGSGQYQEALTQYELALHLAPVMPASVELRSICHLNSAVCFSKLEKYEDAIKECTKALELNPSYMKALLRRAETHEKLEHFEEAIVDMKSVLELDPSNDQAKMAIRRLGPLAEEKREKMKEEMIGKLKEMGNSLLGRFGMSVDNFKSVKDPNTGSYSLSFQR comes from the exons ATGG AGATGCTgataaaggaagaagaaggagagaatGAACGCCATAGCAATATGAATCCTCCAaatccctcctcctcctcttccaccGCCACCAACAGAGATGCCTCCGATGGCTTTGAAACTGCCAGCGACGGCGAACTCAACGACGACGAAATCCCTCAACAACTCCATCTCCAAGACGAACAACAAAAAAGTCCCTCTCAGAACGACGACTACGTTGAATCGAAGCAG AAAGCGTTTGAAGAAGcaagtgatgtgaaaattgaaggaaatagaCTATTTGGCAGTGGGCAATACCAGGAGGCACTAACACAGTATGAGCTTGCTTTACACCTTGCACCTGTTATGCCAGCGTCTGTCGAATTACGTTCCATTTGTCATTTAAACAGTGCAGTATGCTTCTCGAAATTG GAAAAGTACGAGGACGCAATCAAGGAATGCACAAAAGCGCTTGAACTCAATCCTTCATATATGAAAGCTCTGCTTAGAAGAGCAGAAACTCATGAAAAGCTCGAGCATTTTGAAGAGGCTATTGTTG ATATGAAAAGTGTCTTGGAACTTGATCCTTCAAATGACCAAGCCAAAATGGCCATTCGCCGTTTGGGGCCGCTAGctgaagaaaagagagaaaagatgaAAGAGGAGATGATAG GGAAGCTGAAAGAAATGGGCAACTCACTTTTGGGCCGTTTTGGAATGAGCGTCGACAACTTTAAATCTGTCAAAGATCCAAACACTGGCTCGTATTCTCTTTCATTCCAACGCTAG
- the LOC126607151 gene encoding uncharacterized protein LOC126607151 isoform X4, with amino-acid sequence MLIKEEEGENERHSNMNPPNPSSSSSTATNRDASDGFETASDGELNDDEIPQQLHLQDEQQKSPSQNDDYVESKQKAFEEASDVKIEGNRLFGSGQYQEALTQYELALHLAPVMPASVELRSICHLNSAVCFSKLEKYEDAIKECTKALELNPSYMKALLRRAETHEKLEHFEEAIVDMKSVLELDPSNDQAKMAIRRLGPLAEEKREKMKEEMIGKLKEMGNSLLGRFGMSVDNFKSVKDPNTGSYSLSFQR; translated from the exons ATGCTgataaaggaagaagaaggagagaatGAACGCCATAGCAATATGAATCCTCCAaatccctcctcctcctcttccaccGCCACCAACAGAGATGCCTCCGATGGCTTTGAAACTGCCAGCGACGGCGAACTCAACGACGACGAAATCCCTCAACAACTCCATCTCCAAGACGAACAACAAAAAAGTCCCTCTCAGAACGACGACTACGTTGAATCGAAGCAG AAAGCGTTTGAAGAAGcaagtgatgtgaaaattgaaggaaatagaCTATTTGGCAGTGGGCAATACCAGGAGGCACTAACACAGTATGAGCTTGCTTTACACCTTGCACCTGTTATGCCAGCGTCTGTCGAATTACGTTCCATTTGTCATTTAAACAGTGCAGTATGCTTCTCGAAATTG GAAAAGTACGAGGACGCAATCAAGGAATGCACAAAAGCGCTTGAACTCAATCCTTCATATATGAAAGCTCTGCTTAGAAGAGCAGAAACTCATGAAAAGCTCGAGCATTTTGAAGAGGCTATTGTTG ATATGAAAAGTGTCTTGGAACTTGATCCTTCAAATGACCAAGCCAAAATGGCCATTCGCCGTTTGGGGCCGCTAGctgaagaaaagagagaaaagatgaAAGAGGAGATGATAG GGAAGCTGAAAGAAATGGGCAACTCACTTTTGGGCCGTTTTGGAATGAGCGTCGACAACTTTAAATCTGTCAAAGATCCAAACACTGGCTCGTATTCTCTTTCATTCCAACGCTAG
- the LOC126607151 gene encoding uncharacterized protein LOC126607151 isoform X1, which produces MEMLIKEEEGENERHSNMNPPNPSSSSSTATNRDASDGFETASDGELNDDEIPQQLHLQDEQQKSPSQNDDYVESKQQKAFEEASDVKIEGNRLFGSGQYQEALTQYELALHLAPVMPASVELRSICHLNSAVCFSKLEKYEDAIKECTKALELNPSYMKALLRRAETHEKLEHFEEAIVDMKSVLELDPSNDQAKMAIRRLGPLAEEKREKMKEEMIGKLKEMGNSLLGRFGMSVDNFKSVKDPNTGSYSLSFQR; this is translated from the exons ATGG AGATGCTgataaaggaagaagaaggagagaatGAACGCCATAGCAATATGAATCCTCCAaatccctcctcctcctcttccaccGCCACCAACAGAGATGCCTCCGATGGCTTTGAAACTGCCAGCGACGGCGAACTCAACGACGACGAAATCCCTCAACAACTCCATCTCCAAGACGAACAACAAAAAAGTCCCTCTCAGAACGACGACTACGTTGAATCGAAGCAG CAGAAAGCGTTTGAAGAAGcaagtgatgtgaaaattgaaggaaatagaCTATTTGGCAGTGGGCAATACCAGGAGGCACTAACACAGTATGAGCTTGCTTTACACCTTGCACCTGTTATGCCAGCGTCTGTCGAATTACGTTCCATTTGTCATTTAAACAGTGCAGTATGCTTCTCGAAATTG GAAAAGTACGAGGACGCAATCAAGGAATGCACAAAAGCGCTTGAACTCAATCCTTCATATATGAAAGCTCTGCTTAGAAGAGCAGAAACTCATGAAAAGCTCGAGCATTTTGAAGAGGCTATTGTTG ATATGAAAAGTGTCTTGGAACTTGATCCTTCAAATGACCAAGCCAAAATGGCCATTCGCCGTTTGGGGCCGCTAGctgaagaaaagagagaaaagatgaAAGAGGAGATGATAG GGAAGCTGAAAGAAATGGGCAACTCACTTTTGGGCCGTTTTGGAATGAGCGTCGACAACTTTAAATCTGTCAAAGATCCAAACACTGGCTCGTATTCTCTTTCATTCCAACGCTAG
- the LOC126607151 gene encoding uncharacterized protein LOC126607151 isoform X3, which yields MLIKEEEGENERHSNMNPPNPSSSSSTATNRDASDGFETASDGELNDDEIPQQLHLQDEQQKSPSQNDDYVESKQQKAFEEASDVKIEGNRLFGSGQYQEALTQYELALHLAPVMPASVELRSICHLNSAVCFSKLEKYEDAIKECTKALELNPSYMKALLRRAETHEKLEHFEEAIVDMKSVLELDPSNDQAKMAIRRLGPLAEEKREKMKEEMIGKLKEMGNSLLGRFGMSVDNFKSVKDPNTGSYSLSFQR from the exons ATGCTgataaaggaagaagaaggagagaatGAACGCCATAGCAATATGAATCCTCCAaatccctcctcctcctcttccaccGCCACCAACAGAGATGCCTCCGATGGCTTTGAAACTGCCAGCGACGGCGAACTCAACGACGACGAAATCCCTCAACAACTCCATCTCCAAGACGAACAACAAAAAAGTCCCTCTCAGAACGACGACTACGTTGAATCGAAGCAG CAGAAAGCGTTTGAAGAAGcaagtgatgtgaaaattgaaggaaatagaCTATTTGGCAGTGGGCAATACCAGGAGGCACTAACACAGTATGAGCTTGCTTTACACCTTGCACCTGTTATGCCAGCGTCTGTCGAATTACGTTCCATTTGTCATTTAAACAGTGCAGTATGCTTCTCGAAATTG GAAAAGTACGAGGACGCAATCAAGGAATGCACAAAAGCGCTTGAACTCAATCCTTCATATATGAAAGCTCTGCTTAGAAGAGCAGAAACTCATGAAAAGCTCGAGCATTTTGAAGAGGCTATTGTTG ATATGAAAAGTGTCTTGGAACTTGATCCTTCAAATGACCAAGCCAAAATGGCCATTCGCCGTTTGGGGCCGCTAGctgaagaaaagagagaaaagatgaAAGAGGAGATGATAG GGAAGCTGAAAGAAATGGGCAACTCACTTTTGGGCCGTTTTGGAATGAGCGTCGACAACTTTAAATCTGTCAAAGATCCAAACACTGGCTCGTATTCTCTTTCATTCCAACGCTAG